From Plasmodium yoelii strain 17X genome assembly, chromosome: 11, a single genomic window includes:
- a CDS encoding secreted ookinete protein 25, putative, translating into MIKLCTFLSLFLIFFFLNLNAINGSGNTDEIALDLIDVDTILNGTVPDGDMLHEKIEYDNYRIPNLCHYNPRFKEPRFIEDNKDYLYNKIGEISNSFSTNLNKYTTCMHELYGLYNESIDVSMDNFRNGYIFMQIHFSKHENKDTNVKLMVDIYGSVDKIHSDGIELAQGSFEAQLNQCELIQNKITAPVTDAIFIIDGNTPAEENNNASTDNNTNLQSGNSHNNLNDLSKIYESIVESGIDIKEHFITVDKISEDIFKVNKLEKFLTNCMVIVNINGLHGNKDALKKHIRQMKDRIYREKIFIDFKQSIVKKDLEECTKNYTLLMSNSIASKLMFVFVFIAIIIYSL; encoded by the coding sequence ATGATAAAGTTATGTACTTTCCTATCGTTGttccttatatttttttttttgaatttgaATGCGATAAATGGTTCTGGTAATACAGATGAAATAGCACTAGACCTAATAGATGTAGACACTATTTTAAATGGAACGGTTCCTGATGGAGATATGTTACATGAGAAAATTGAATATGATAATTACCGGATTCCAAACCTATGTCACTATAATCCGCGCTTCAAGGAACCACGATTTATAGAAGATAACAAagactatttatataacaaaattGGAGAGATTAGTAATTCATTTTCTACTAATTTGAACAAGTATACAACATGCATGCACGAATTATATGGTTTATATAATGAGAGTATTGATGTAAGCATGGACAATTTTAGAAAtggttatatatttatgcagATACATTTTTCAAAACATGAAAATAAGGATACTAATGTTAAATTAATGGTTGATATATATGGAAGTGTAGATAAAATACATTCAGATGGGATTGAATTAGCACAAGGGTCGTTTGAAGCCCAACTGAATCAATGTGAGTTGatccaaaataaaattaccgCTCCTGTTACTGATGCGATTTTCATTATTGACGGTAATACCCCAgctgaagaaaataataatgcatctacggataataatactaatttACAGAGCGGAAATAGTCATAATAACTTAAACGATTTGtctaaaatatatgaatcaATTGTGGAAAGTGGAATTGATATTAAAGAACATTTTATTACAGTAGATAAAATAAGCGAAGATATATTCAAGGTtaataaattagaaaaattcTTGACTAATTGTATGGTAATTGTAAATATTAATGGTCTACATGGTAATAAGGATGCATTAAAAAAACACATACGTCAAATGAAAGACAGAATATATCgcgaaaaaatatttattgatTTTAAGCAAAGTATAGTTAAGAAAGATCTAGAAGAATGCACAAAAAACTACACATTGTTAATGTCTAATAGTATAGCCTCTAAATTAATGTTtgtttttgtatttatagcaattatcatttatagtttgtaa
- a CDS encoding merozoite surface protein 10, putative has product MILAKRNKLFTLSFLLIVYANNATLSSVNDKNNNINVTPTSQENNEEDVIEEIEDDHINIDDHIIITDEEDGINNIKETYFIRKENYNNKPQNNPIEDLKEQQNSDNVKIDVFNFTDNEKETIKNFQEDMESNKMNINNEDDSFLGKLIRIIPNIANFGKIKDSNSDQSENQSDDISDVNKTVEGEDDDTVHVNIDTNQEKGDNENTDEQSEISTEPSNDINTQNEQTNDTNDVKDEEEDISVSNGITTLSLKNNETSNTTIENNPEKKKENKEDIIDHADIMRITLLAENRNLKETTRILDEAVYKIERFVLKCKFYITAITNFVKFKTNHICEYSKCGDNARCYIIEKDRQECRCLANYVRDTSVEYFKCVPMPIKDCNNNNGNCDKNAECSIKNNKIICHCSYDYFGDGIFCVPNSHYNNFLHISLIIIGCIVQKFLF; this is encoded by the coding sequence ATGATACTTGCAAAAAggaataaattatttaccttatcatttttattgataGTATATGCAAATAATGCAACCCTTTCAAGTGTCAAtgataaaaacaataatataaatgtcaCCCCTACAAGCCAAGAAAATAATGAGGAAGATGTTATAGAGGAAATCGAAGATGaccatattaatatagatgaccatattattataacagatgaagaagatggaataaataatattaaagagacatattttataagaaaaGAAAACTATAATAACAAACCACAAAATAATCCAATTGAAGATTTAAAAGAACAACAAAATTCTGACAATGTAAAAATAgatgtatttaattttacgGATAACGAAAAAGAAACCATTAAAAATTTCCAAGAAGATATGGAAAGtaacaaaatgaatataaataacgaAGATGATTCTTTTTTAGGAAAATTAATTCGTATAATTCCAAACATAGCAAATTTTggtaaaataaaagattCAAATTCTGATCAGTCCGAAAATCAAAGTGATGATATTTCAGATGTTAATAAAACCGTAGAAGGTGAAGATGATGATACTGTACATGTAAATATAGATACTAATCAAGAAAAAGGCGATAATGAAAATACAGATGAACAAAGTGAAATATCAACAGAACCAAGTAATGATATTAATACACAAAATGAACAAACAAATGATACTAATGATGTAAAAGATGAAGAAGAAGATATTTCTGTTAGTAATGGGATAACTACTCtaagtttaaaaaataatgaaaccTCAAATACTACTATTGAAAATAAtccagaaaaaaaaaaagaaaataaagaagatatAATAGATCATGCTGATATAATGCGTATAACATTGTTAGCAGAAAATAGAAATCTTAAAGAAACAACTAGGATACTAGATGAAGCAGTATATAAGATTGAAAGGTTTGTTTTAAaatgtaaattttatataactgCTATTACTAATTTTGTCAAATTTAAAACTAATCATATATGCGAATATTCGAAATGTGGTGACAATGCACGATGTTATATTATTGAGAAAGATAGGCAAGAATGTCGATGTTTAGCTAATTATGTACGAGATACTAGTGtagaatattttaaatgtgTTCCTATGCCTATTAAagattgtaataataataatggaaattGTGATAAAAATGCTGAATGctcaattaaaaataataaaattatatgtcATTGTTCATATGATTATTTTGGAGATGGTATTTTTTGCGTCCCGAATTCACATTACAATAATTTCTTACATATATCCCTTATTATAATTGGTTGCATTGTTCaaaaatttcttttttaa
- a CDS encoding splicing factor 3A subunit 2, putative, whose protein sequence is MDFQNRVGHKTGSGMPLTREDINQERKERLKQLALENIDITKDPYILKNNVGMFECKLCLTLHNNESSYLCHTQGKKHQINLAQRLLKEKNEIMINKSSKPPPEQKKIIKIGKPGYDVTKVRNKKNQLGILFELSFPNIKENTKPKFRFMSSFEQKIEPADKKYQYLLFAAEPYETIAFKIPNLDIDENDDFYYKWFEKKKIFVMQIHFQKHPGHFPIRNNPNLLPAHMQW, encoded by the coding sequence atggatttTCAAAATCGAGTGGGACATAAAACAGGTAGTGGTATGCCACTAACCAGAGAAGATATAAACCAAGAAAGAAAAGAAAGATTGAAACAATTAGCTTTAGAAAATATTGATATAACTAAAGATCCttatatattgaaaaataatGTTGGTATGTTTGAATGTAAATTATGCTTAACTTTGCATAATAACGAAAGCTCGTATTTGTGTCATACCCAAGGAAAAAAACATCAAATTAATTTAGCACAAAGAttgttaaaagaaaaaaatgaaataatgattaataaaTCAAGCAAACCACCAcctgaacaaaaaaaaattataaaaattggaaaaCCTGGATATGATGTTACAAAAGttcgaaataaaaaaaatcaacttggaatattatttgaattatcttttccaaatataaaagaaaatactaAACCCAAATTCCGATTTATGTCTTCTTTTGAACAAAAAATTGAACCAgctgataaaaaatatcaatatcTATTATTTGCTGCAGAACCTTATGAAACAATTGCTTTTAAAATACCAAATCTTGATATAGATGAAAATGACGATTTCTACTATAAATggtttgaaaaaaaaaaaatttttgttATGCAAATCCATTTTCAAAAACATCCTGGACATTTTCCTATTCGAAATAACCCTAATCTTTTACCAGCTCACATGCAGTGGTAA
- a CDS encoding ATP synthase-associated protein, putative → MLNLIPKRIPSTSLLYGKRPIQRIQVGKDKHVLELCLSDINSIYNDIDTNIELQNKDYNPLKYNKYIKYKMSALDLIETYKNEENKKTALTNVKWYSKIRDYFFINFSKNQVELKEKIVPNFFYPIEK, encoded by the exons atgttaaaTCTTATTCCCAAAAGAATCCCATCAACGTCTTTGCTTTATGGGAAAAGACCAATCCAAAGGATCCAAGTTG GGAAAGATAAACATGTTTTGGAATTATGTTTAAGCGATATAAACTCGATTTATAATGATATTGACACAAATATCGAATTACAAAATAAGGATTATAATccattaaaatataataaatatataaaatacaaaatgtCTGCTTTAGATTTAATTGAaacttataaaaatgaagagaACAAGAAAACAGCATTAACAAATGTTAAATGGTATTCTAAAATTCgggattatttttttataaattttagcAAAAATCAAGttgaattaaaagaaaagatTGTCCCAAATTTTTTCTACCCAATTGAAAAATGA